Genomic window (Aquimarina sp. BL5):
AAAAACGGAAAGAAAATTGTTATACTTTTTGAAGGTCGTGATGCTGCTGGAAAAGGAGGTGCAATAAGGAGAATAACTGCTCATATTAATCCAAGACAATTCCGCATTATTGCATTACCTAAACCTTCAAAAGAAGAAGAAGGACAATGGTATTTTCAGCGGTATATCAATCAACTCCCACAGCCTGGAGAGATCGTTTTTTTTGACCGTAGCTGGTATAATCGGGCAGTTGTAGAGCCTGTCAATAATTTTTGTACGCAACAGCAATATCAAACTTTTATGGGTCAGGTAAATGATTTCGAAAGAATGTTATTAGAATCTGACACCTATCTGATTAAATTCTATTTTTCTATTACCAAAGAAGAACAGGCACGCAGATTTAAAGATATAAAAATGAGCCCTCTTAAAAAATGGAAAATGAC
Coding sequences:
- the ppk2 gene encoding polyphosphate kinase 2 — protein: MSETQKTQQIDLSEENLTLLNSSIGLKYLFADKKIDLQKVIRMAQYETELKELQVELIKLQEWTIKNGKKIVILFEGRDAAGKGGAIRRITAHINPRQFRIIALPKPSKEEEGQWYFQRYINQLPQPGEIVFFDRSWYNRAVVEPVNNFCTQQQYQTFMGQVNDFERMLLESDTYLIKFYFSITKEEQARRFKDIKMSPLKKWKMTKVDESAQELWDEYTKYKVKMFEHTNTEKSPWIIIEADRKTKARIEAIQHVLDKIPYNQ